The following are encoded together in the Candidatus Dormiibacterota bacterium genome:
- a CDS encoding heme-copper oxidase subunit III codes for MAVVSIPGGGEVDQLYAETRELRLQGFLLFLVSDVVLFSSFIFAYLYLRNSGQGWPPPGITRPSISLAAVNSAILFGSGATMHYALENFKRGNFLRYSSLMLWTILLGILFLCGQGIEYTTLYVQDHVSWAGSGIFGASFFTLTGMHGFHVFCGVCYLIVLLLQSVHGVYDKNKYFGLTAGTLYWHFVDVIWVVLFSIFYLI; via the coding sequence ATGGCTGTCGTTTCGATTCCGGGCGGCGGCGAGGTCGACCAGCTCTACGCGGAAACGCGGGAGCTGCGGCTGCAGGGATTTCTCCTCTTTCTCGTCAGCGACGTCGTCCTGTTCTCGTCGTTCATCTTCGCCTATCTGTACTTGCGCAACAGCGGTCAAGGATGGCCGCCACCGGGGATCACGCGGCCGTCGATTTCGCTCGCCGCGGTGAACTCCGCCATTCTGTTCGGTTCGGGTGCGACGATGCACTACGCGCTCGAGAACTTCAAGCGTGGCAACTTCCTGCGCTACTCGTCGTTGATGCTGTGGACGATCCTGCTCGGCATCCTGTTCTTGTGCGGCCAAGGCATCGAGTACACGACGCTGTACGTCCAGGATCACGTCTCGTGGGCCGGAAGCGGGATCTTCGGCGCGTCGTTCTTCACGTTGACGGGAATGCACGGCTTCCACGTCTTCTGCGGCGTCTGCTATCTCATCGTGTTGCTGCTGCAGTCCGTTCACGGCGTCTACGACAAGAACAAGTACTTCGGCCTCACCGCCGGAACGCTGTACTGGCATTTCGTCGACGTGATTTGGGTCGTACTCTTTTCGATCTTCTACCTGATATAG
- a CDS encoding acyl-CoA dehydrogenase family protein — MNQSPPLQGGNLFTGDRVLVESLAAFAPAMPREELELIGALAGDPETIALGFDANAYPPELHTHDANGNRIDEVRFHPSWHRLLAYATSFGLSAAAWHDVQPLAHLRRAAAFYVWSQVESGHGCPISMSYAAVATLRVQPDLASVWEPRLSQRGYEPALLPVEHKRAALCGMGMTEKQGGSDVRANTTRAVAESVGGPGRPYRLTGHKWFCSAPMSDGFLVLAQAPGGLSCFLVPRVLADGRRNTFLIQRLKEKLGNRSNASAEVEFERTQGHLVGEEGRGLAAIVEMVNYTRLDCMLGSAALVRQALAQALHHARYRRAFGKPLLEHPLMRNVLADIALESEAATWLCMRLARAVDDGDAELRRIGTAVGKYWICKRTPVLVGEALECLGGNGYVESSILPRLYREAPLNSIWEGAGNINALDVVRILRKQPAAFEALHAQWAAAREEPRVAGAVRAFEASLRDEEARESQARTIAEQAALIWQASLLLAHAPHDVADAFVRSRLCSEGGRALGTLPPECRLGAILDRAAPQPAEVVA, encoded by the coding sequence ATGAACCAATCGCCGCCGCTGCAGGGCGGCAATCTCTTCACCGGCGACCGCGTGCTCGTCGAATCGCTCGCCGCATTCGCACCGGCGATGCCGCGAGAGGAGCTCGAGCTTATCGGCGCGCTCGCCGGCGATCCCGAGACGATTGCGCTCGGCTTCGATGCAAATGCGTATCCGCCCGAGCTGCACACGCACGATGCAAACGGAAATCGCATTGACGAAGTCCGCTTCCACCCGTCGTGGCACCGGCTCCTGGCATACGCAACGTCGTTCGGATTGAGCGCGGCCGCTTGGCACGACGTCCAACCGCTCGCACATCTGCGGCGCGCGGCGGCATTTTACGTTTGGTCGCAGGTCGAATCGGGGCACGGGTGTCCCATATCGATGAGCTACGCGGCGGTCGCGACGTTACGGGTCCAGCCAGACCTGGCAAGCGTTTGGGAGCCGCGCCTATCGCAACGCGGGTACGAGCCGGCGCTCCTTCCGGTCGAGCACAAGCGCGCGGCGCTCTGTGGCATGGGCATGACCGAGAAGCAAGGCGGGTCGGACGTGCGCGCAAATACGACGCGAGCCGTTGCGGAGTCGGTCGGCGGACCGGGGCGGCCGTATCGGCTCACCGGCCATAAGTGGTTTTGCTCCGCACCGATGAGCGACGGCTTCCTGGTGCTCGCTCAAGCGCCCGGCGGCCTCTCGTGTTTTCTCGTGCCGCGCGTGCTCGCCGACGGGCGGCGCAACACGTTTCTGATTCAACGGCTCAAAGAGAAGCTCGGCAACCGTAGCAATGCGTCGGCCGAAGTGGAGTTCGAGCGAACGCAGGGACACTTGGTCGGCGAGGAAGGGCGCGGGCTCGCAGCGATCGTCGAAATGGTGAACTACACCCGGCTCGATTGCATGCTCGGCTCTGCAGCACTCGTGCGCCAAGCGCTGGCGCAGGCGCTGCACCACGCGAGATACCGGCGAGCGTTCGGCAAGCCGCTGCTCGAACATCCGCTGATGCGCAACGTCTTGGCAGACATCGCGCTCGAGTCCGAGGCGGCGACGTGGCTGTGCATGCGTTTGGCTCGTGCCGTCGACGACGGCGACGCGGAGCTGCGGCGCATCGGCACGGCGGTTGGAAAGTACTGGATCTGCAAGCGGACGCCCGTGCTGGTCGGCGAGGCCTTGGAGTGCCTTGGCGGCAACGGGTACGTCGAGAGCTCGATCCTTCCTCGCCTCTATCGCGAAGCGCCGCTGAACTCGATTTGGGAAGGCGCCGGCAACATCAACGCGCTCGATGTCGTGCGGATCCTGCGCAAACAGCCGGCCGCATTCGAGGCGCTGCACGCGCAGTGGGCGGCGGCGCGCGAGGAGCCGCGCGTCGCCGGCGCGGTGCGCGCCTTCGAAGCCTCGCTTCGAGACGAAGAGGCGCGCGAGTCGCAGGCGCGCACGATCGCCGAGCAGGCGGCGCTGATCTGGCAGGCATCGCTCCTGCTCGCGCACGCGCCGCACGACGTCGCCGACGCATTCGTACGCTCGCGTTTGTGCAGTGAAGGGGGACGCGCCCTCGGAACGCTACCGCCGGAATGCCGTCTCGGCGCGATCTTGGACCGCGCCGCGCCGCAGCCCGCAGAAGTCGTCGCATAG